The following nucleotide sequence is from Amblyraja radiata isolate CabotCenter1 unplaced genomic scaffold, sAmbRad1.1.pri scaffold_6_ctg1, whole genome shotgun sequence.
ATTTATTGTCCACACACAGGGGTAAGGCATGGGCTGACGACACCAGCCAACTGGGACCGGACAAACACGCCCGAGACATCACCTCACTGGACAAGTACGCCATGGAGCGGTGGGAGGTGAGTCAGAGGCACTGCTACTGCcccacagttcagtttagtttagagatgaagcgcggaaacaggcccttcagcccatccagtccgtgccgaccagcgatccccgcacactgacactatcc
It contains:
- the LOC116970276 gene encoding general transcription factor IIH subunit 4-like, whose product is MGIVTGLRLWHSQQLPGGLQGLVLNPIFKENLRIALLGGGKAWADDTSQLGPDKHARDITSLDKYAMERWEVSQRHCYCPTVQF